From a single Collibacillus ludicampi genomic region:
- a CDS encoding YwhD family protein: MEQLGITGRSRHDTPDEFATLSAVIIDGEEVFIDNGAIHGKSRVERGISFSAKSPDEVPGGIRIPVIWVTLRRTEGGFGYSGICGSVLVIDKEARTGYKSLPDQVNKMDAAMKGKVQVDALTEKEKKLLSDFLREFRGGELWKNTDENVKSSLS, encoded by the coding sequence ATGGAACAATTGGGAATCACAGGTCGTTCCCGACATGATACCCCCGACGAATTTGCTACCTTATCGGCGGTTATCATTGACGGAGAAGAGGTGTTCATTGATAATGGCGCGATTCACGGGAAGAGCCGCGTGGAACGAGGCATCTCATTTTCAGCTAAAAGTCCCGATGAAGTACCGGGGGGCATCCGTATCCCTGTTATTTGGGTCACTTTGCGTCGTACGGAAGGGGGCTTCGGCTACTCGGGGATTTGCGGTTCCGTACTCGTGATTGATAAGGAAGCGCGAACCGGCTACAAGAGTCTTCCTGATCAAGTGAACAAGATGGATGCAGCGATGAAAGGCAAAGTACAGGTAGATGCCTTGACGGAGAAGGAAAAAAAACTTTTGTCCGATTTCTTGCGGGAATTTCGCGGCGGGGAACTGTGGAAAAATACGGATGAAAATGTAAAATCCTCTCTTTCATAA
- the dapF gene encoding diaminopimelate epimerase: MSGGGVFVKFTKMHGLGNNYIYVNLFEETLREEELADVAIRVSDVNTGIGSDGMILIAPSEQADFKMRIFNQDGSEGKNCGNGLRCVAKFVYERGLTDKKIFSIETLGGIVEARLHLNGENRVESITVDMGKPRLRKKDIPVVGDPESEMIMEPVEVDGNTYRITCVSMGNPHAVIFVDDVETIDVTNLGPKLEHHPLFPERVNVEFIQVVSRDEIIFRVWERGSGVTQACGTGACAAVVAGILNGKLNRKVLVHLLGGDLEIEWSEENGKVYMTGPATFVCDGIFYK; the protein is encoded by the coding sequence ATGAGTGGTGGGGGGGTATTTGTGAAATTTACAAAAATGCACGGGTTGGGGAACAATTATATTTATGTCAATTTATTTGAAGAAACTTTACGGGAAGAGGAATTGGCGGATGTAGCGATCCGTGTAAGTGATGTGAATACGGGCATCGGTTCTGATGGCATGATCTTAATCGCTCCCTCCGAACAGGCCGATTTTAAAATGCGCATCTTTAACCAGGATGGGTCGGAAGGAAAGAACTGTGGAAACGGCTTGCGCTGTGTGGCGAAATTTGTGTATGAGAGAGGGCTTACCGATAAAAAAATATTCTCGATCGAGACCCTGGGGGGAATCGTTGAGGCGAGGTTGCATCTAAACGGTGAGAATCGGGTGGAATCGATCACAGTCGATATGGGAAAGCCCCGCTTACGTAAGAAAGACATCCCCGTTGTAGGGGATCCGGAATCGGAGATGATCATGGAACCGGTTGAAGTCGATGGAAATACGTATCGGATTACCTGTGTGTCCATGGGCAATCCCCATGCGGTCATCTTTGTTGATGACGTGGAAACAATCGACGTAACAAACTTGGGGCCAAAATTGGAACATCACCCCTTGTTTCCCGAACGGGTCAATGTGGAGTTTATTCAAGTGGTCTCGCGCGATGAAATCATCTTCCGCGTATGGGAAAGAGGTTCCGGCGTCACACAAGCTTGCGGGACAGGTGCTTGCGCGGCGGTCGTCGCAGGCATCCTCAATGGGAAATTGAACCGCAAAGTTCTCGTTCATTTACTCGGTGGCGATCTTGAGATCGAATGGAGCGAAGAAAACGGAAAAGTGTATATGACGGGTCCTGCCACATTCGTTTGTGACGGAATATTTTATAAGTAG
- the ytpR gene encoding YtpR family tRNA-binding protein, which yields MKTNRVRICYNPEGIGDVLLVELNSSRGETVYERKGDVALIRCKESGEVVGLNIFSASDYFSWPKTNGLVQANGEQVGEIERALHKNGVDLTIEYDPYLHVVVGEVIEVKKHPDADKLKVCRVSIGNGEELQIVCGASNVAEGIKVPTALIGAILPNGMEIKEAKLRGVVSKGMLCSAKELGISETPGLLILPENLQPRTSFEKAMVA from the coding sequence TTGAAGACCAATCGTGTACGTATTTGCTATAATCCGGAAGGTATCGGGGACGTTCTGCTCGTTGAACTGAACTCCTCTAGGGGAGAGACTGTCTATGAACGCAAGGGTGATGTTGCCCTGATCCGTTGCAAAGAATCGGGTGAAGTGGTTGGCCTGAACATTTTTTCGGCATCTGACTATTTTTCCTGGCCAAAAACGAATGGCTTGGTACAGGCGAATGGGGAACAAGTCGGAGAAATCGAACGGGCGTTACATAAGAACGGAGTGGATCTGACGATCGAATACGATCCCTATCTGCATGTCGTGGTGGGGGAAGTGATTGAAGTGAAGAAACATCCCGATGCGGACAAGCTAAAAGTTTGTCGGGTATCAATCGGAAATGGGGAAGAGTTACAAATCGTCTGCGGTGCTTCCAATGTGGCGGAAGGAATCAAGGTTCCTACCGCGTTGATCGGAGCGATTTTGCCAAACGGAATGGAAATCAAAGAAGCCAAACTCCGCGGCGTCGTTTCAAAAGGGATGTTATGTTCCGCGAAAGAATTGGGGATCTCGGAGACCCCGGGTCTCTTGATTCTGCCGGAAAACTTACAACCGCGAACATCTTTTGAAAAAGCGATGGTAGCATAA
- a CDS encoding arsenate reductase family protein, with protein sequence MSEVLFLQYPKCGTCRKAKQYLESKDVSYTERNIVENPPTKEELRSFIEKSGLDIRKFFNTSGQKYRELGLKDKLKTMTEEEMLELLASDGMLVKRPIIQSGDKVTVGFKPEEVDKVLS encoded by the coding sequence ATGAGTGAAGTTCTCTTTCTACAATACCCGAAGTGCGGCACCTGTCGGAAAGCGAAACAGTATCTTGAAAGCAAAGATGTCTCATATACGGAGAGAAATATCGTAGAAAATCCGCCGACGAAAGAGGAGTTGCGTTCTTTTATCGAGAAAAGCGGATTGGATATACGCAAATTTTTTAATACGAGTGGTCAAAAGTACAGAGAACTCGGTTTGAAAGACAAGTTAAAAACGATGACGGAAGAAGAAATGCTCGAACTTTTGGCATCTGACGGCATGTTGGTGAAGAGACCGATCATCCAATCGGGCGATAAGGTCACCGTGGGATTCAAGCCTGAAGAAGTGGACAAAGTTCTTTCATAA
- a CDS encoding MalY/PatB family protein — protein MKYNFDEVIDRIGTNSSKWDYREKIFGTEDVLPLWVADMDFPCPPCVVEAIIKRAQHPIYGYPGKPREFYAAAVHWLKRRFGVDVQPEWMATVPGVVPGIHIAIEAFTNPGDKVVVQPPVYHPFFRAIRNRGRQIVENPLMEKDGRYYMDFADLREKIDERTRMLILCSPHNPVGRVWERDELLELADICMKNDIIIISDEIHSDLVYEKGKHIPLFSLSPEISNHCITFISVSKTFNLAGLFTSIAFTENPKILRELKMAIHKASMEDINLFGIEALIAAYNEGEDWLEELLLYLKGNAEYISNFLRERIPQVKMQVPEGTYLGWMDFRELGLRGEELKEFIIRKAKLGLNDGMMFGAQGEGFQRINFACSRKTLEEAMLRLEKAVKELKA, from the coding sequence ATGAAATATAACTTCGATGAAGTGATAGATCGTATAGGAACAAACTCGAGTAAGTGGGATTATCGCGAGAAGATTTTTGGTACGGAAGATGTACTCCCCTTATGGGTGGCCGATATGGATTTTCCGTGTCCGCCATGCGTTGTGGAAGCGATCATCAAACGGGCGCAGCATCCGATATACGGGTATCCGGGTAAGCCGCGTGAGTTTTACGCTGCTGCTGTCCATTGGCTCAAACGTAGATTTGGTGTTGATGTCCAACCGGAATGGATGGCTACGGTTCCCGGAGTTGTTCCTGGCATACATATTGCTATTGAAGCTTTTACGAATCCGGGGGACAAAGTCGTTGTACAACCGCCAGTCTATCATCCGTTCTTCCGTGCGATACGAAACCGTGGGCGTCAAATTGTCGAGAATCCGTTGATGGAAAAAGACGGCCGATATTATATGGATTTCGCAGATTTGAGGGAGAAAATCGATGAAAGAACACGGATGCTGATTTTGTGCAGCCCTCATAATCCCGTGGGACGAGTATGGGAAAGAGATGAGTTGTTGGAATTGGCCGATATCTGTATGAAAAACGATATCATCATCATCTCCGATGAGATACATTCGGATTTAGTGTATGAGAAAGGGAAACATATTCCACTCTTCTCTCTCTCTCCGGAGATTTCGAATCATTGTATCACATTTATCTCCGTGAGTAAGACATTTAATTTGGCGGGGTTATTCACCTCGATTGCCTTTACTGAAAATCCAAAGATTTTGCGTGAATTGAAAATGGCGATACATAAAGCCAGCATGGAAGATATCAATTTGTTCGGAATCGAAGCTTTGATTGCCGCTTATAATGAAGGCGAGGACTGGCTGGAAGAACTGTTGCTGTATTTGAAAGGAAACGCCGAGTATATCAGCAATTTTTTGCGAGAAAGGATTCCTCAAGTCAAAATGCAGGTTCCGGAGGGAACCTACTTGGGTTGGATGGACTTTCGTGAATTAGGGCTTCGAGGGGAAGAATTAAAGGAATTTATCATACGGAAAGCGAAATTGGGATTGAATGACGGAATGATGTTCGGCGCTCAAGGAGAAGGATTTCAACGCATCAATTTCGCATGTTCGCGAAAAACTCTCGAAGAGGCCATGTTGCGTCTGGAAAAAGCGGTGAAAGAACTGAAAGCGTAG
- a CDS encoding FTR1 family iron permease, which yields MLRTFLNAKSILVCIAAFLVVGVFVWQGVTAHGAPDPTDQNLSPTAAIIDTGILVFREGLEAILVLSAIIASLVRAKSDYWKPISLGAGLSFLATLVTWFVVVGIINLVGSTTSELNIQAATGLLANVVLLVIMNWFFHKIYWTGWITHHNQRKREIIESSGNDQSITYKGLIILGLTSMYREGFEVVLFLQTIRLQVGTHAVLLGSAIGLGLTMLVAVLTFFAHQRLPYKKMLVITGIMLGVVLFVMTGETVQEMQQAGWISTTQIDLDIPDWMGLWFSVIPTVETLASQVFAVIVVIGSYLAYQYLHVWQPRKQEKLSN from the coding sequence ATGTTACGCACATTTCTTAATGCCAAATCAATTCTCGTATGTATAGCAGCATTTCTGGTAGTAGGTGTCTTCGTCTGGCAGGGCGTTACCGCTCATGGAGCCCCTGATCCCACCGATCAAAACCTGAGTCCAACGGCTGCTATCATAGACACGGGTATTCTTGTTTTTCGTGAGGGACTTGAGGCCATTTTGGTGTTATCTGCAATTATAGCGAGTCTCGTACGTGCCAAAAGCGATTATTGGAAGCCGATTTCTCTTGGTGCAGGATTGTCTTTCTTGGCAACACTAGTCACCTGGTTTGTGGTTGTAGGGATCATCAACTTAGTCGGCAGCACCACATCAGAACTCAATATTCAGGCAGCAACCGGCCTCCTGGCGAACGTGGTACTGCTTGTGATCATGAACTGGTTCTTTCACAAGATCTACTGGACGGGTTGGATCACCCATCATAACCAAAGGAAGCGCGAGATCATCGAATCATCGGGTAACGACCAATCGATTACATACAAGGGACTCATTATTCTAGGACTGACATCCATGTACCGTGAAGGGTTCGAAGTTGTACTTTTCCTACAGACGATACGGTTGCAGGTCGGCACTCATGCGGTTCTCCTTGGGTCAGCGATTGGTCTGGGCTTAACGATGCTCGTTGCCGTGCTTACCTTCTTCGCGCATCAACGCCTCCCTTACAAGAAAATGCTCGTAATCACTGGCATCATGCTGGGAGTTGTCCTCTTTGTCATGACTGGAGAGACCGTTCAGGAGATGCAGCAAGCCGGGTGGATTTCGACAACTCAGATCGACTTAGATATCCCCGATTGGATGGGCTTGTGGTTCTCGGTAATCCCCACTGTTGAAACTCTCGCGTCACAAGTTTTTGCAGTCATTGTTGTCATCGGCTCGTATTTAGCCTACCAATACTTACATGTGTGGCAACCACGTAAACAAGAAAAATTGTCAAACTGA
- a CDS encoding LysM peptidoglycan-binding domain-containing protein, translating into MKKVKTMLLSTVLGLSMAGISSQAFAAAPMNLQTGQESWTYSIKKGDTLWKLSRKFHVPLANLLSTNPGVRPRNLQIGEKIRIPSRTSKKNSSTNSRVESTSRQTLPHKKELSMVATAYTAAPGENGGYAGIDYMGNPLHVGTVAVDPSVIPLGSTLYITGYDFPGLPKGGMIAHATDIGVHGNRIDIFVPTSPQQATKFGMQNIKVYVLK; encoded by the coding sequence ATGAAGAAAGTGAAAACAATGTTGTTGTCAACTGTATTGGGACTTTCCATGGCTGGAATTTCTTCCCAAGCCTTCGCAGCCGCACCAATGAATTTGCAAACCGGACAAGAAAGTTGGACGTATTCCATCAAAAAAGGAGATACGCTCTGGAAACTCTCTAGAAAATTCCATGTCCCGCTTGCAAATTTATTGTCCACCAATCCCGGCGTTCGTCCGCGGAATCTGCAAATTGGCGAAAAGATACGAATTCCTTCTCGCACTTCCAAAAAGAATAGTTCCACAAACTCTCGCGTGGAATCAACTTCTCGGCAAACACTTCCGCATAAAAAGGAATTGTCCATGGTAGCGACCGCTTATACGGCTGCCCCTGGCGAAAACGGAGGATATGCAGGTATTGATTACATGGGAAATCCTCTTCATGTAGGAACCGTTGCCGTAGACCCTTCCGTGATCCCGCTTGGATCTACCCTTTATATCACAGGGTACGATTTCCCGGGGCTTCCTAAAGGGGGAATGATTGCACATGCAACAGATATCGGCGTGCACGGAAATCGCATCGATATTTTTGTTCCAACGTCCCCGCAACAAGCAACAAAATTTGGAATGCAAAACATTAAGGTTTATGTATTAAAATAA
- a CDS encoding LacI family DNA-binding transcriptional regulator: MARVKMEDVAKLAGVSKSTVSQYLNKRYEYMSIETRQRIEQAIKETGYQRNVVARSLKVKKTHTIGVIVANILHYFSTAISRGIEDYCNKHGFNVIVCNADDNPVKEREYIEMLLAKQVDGLILASTNENNDLLKKLVEGGFPLVLVDRKLDGIEADGVFSNNVKASVDAISHFIKLGHRSIALFSPAIKKLSQRKERYEGYLRALSQHHIEIQEQYIKFVDKISDTRKIILELLHLPVPPTALFCTNDLTTIETLKVLKEEKVNIPSDIAVIGFDDSPWLQLLEPPLTTVVQQTYDMGVKSAELLLNKIENPHSKHCTVHIMDCQLIVRESCGFLRAGVD, translated from the coding sequence ATGGCGCGGGTCAAGATGGAGGATGTAGCAAAACTGGCAGGAGTATCGAAAAGCACCGTATCACAGTACCTCAATAAACGTTATGAATATATGAGCATTGAAACTCGTCAAAGAATTGAACAAGCGATCAAAGAAACAGGCTATCAGCGAAATGTTGTAGCGAGAAGCCTAAAAGTAAAGAAGACCCATACGATCGGAGTTATAGTAGCCAATATTCTGCACTATTTTTCAACTGCGATAAGCAGAGGGATCGAAGATTACTGCAATAAACACGGCTTCAACGTCATTGTATGTAATGCTGATGACAATCCTGTTAAGGAACGTGAATATATCGAAATGTTACTTGCCAAGCAAGTAGACGGTTTGATCCTTGCATCTACGAATGAAAATAATGACCTATTAAAAAAACTGGTTGAGGGAGGCTTTCCACTCGTCCTGGTTGATCGCAAATTAGATGGAATTGAAGCGGATGGAGTATTTTCAAACAACGTCAAGGCTTCTGTTGATGCGATCTCACATTTCATCAAACTGGGACATCGATCGATTGCGCTCTTCTCACCGGCCATCAAAAAATTATCACAAAGAAAAGAACGGTACGAAGGGTATCTACGAGCATTGAGCCAGCATCACATCGAGATTCAAGAACAATATATCAAATTTGTTGATAAGATTTCGGATACAAGAAAGATCATTTTGGAACTGTTACACTTGCCCGTTCCGCCAACGGCCCTCTTCTGTACTAATGATTTGACCACAATAGAAACTCTAAAAGTCCTCAAAGAAGAAAAGGTGAATATACCGAGCGATATAGCCGTTATTGGATTCGATGATTCCCCTTGGCTGCAACTTCTTGAGCCACCGCTTACGACCGTGGTTCAGCAAACCTATGATATGGGTGTGAAAAGCGCTGAATTACTTCTTAATAAGATCGAAAATCCACACTCGAAACACTGTACGGTTCATATCATGGATTGCCAGCTGATTGTTCGGGAGTCGTGCGGATTCCTACGCGCTGGGGTTGATTGA
- a CDS encoding bifunctional 4-hydroxy-2-oxoglutarate aldolase/2-dehydro-3-deoxy-phosphogluconate aldolase: protein MCDQKDNRNHNPENHEETESFRSTLADHPLVAVLRAETAEDAIEKADALIEAGITCIEVTFTVPNAGDVIQYLVKRKGCHVGAGTVVTAQQVQEAITAGARFLVSPGYSFDVDMAAKDANVPYIPGVLTPTDIMAALAQGHRLMKLFPANVLGPGYLRGLREPFPQVSFMPTGGISIADMNDWFAAGAVAVGMGGALTKGTADQVKCKAQEALAQLQR from the coding sequence ATGTGCGATCAGAAAGATAATCGGAATCATAATCCCGAGAACCATGAAGAAACTGAATCATTCAGATCTACTCTCGCTGATCATCCGTTGGTTGCGGTTCTTCGAGCAGAGACAGCCGAGGACGCGATTGAAAAAGCGGATGCTTTAATTGAAGCGGGTATTACGTGCATAGAGGTGACATTTACTGTCCCGAATGCCGGGGATGTCATTCAATACTTAGTAAAACGTAAAGGTTGTCATGTTGGTGCTGGTACAGTGGTAACCGCGCAACAGGTTCAAGAGGCAATAACAGCCGGTGCACGTTTTTTGGTGAGCCCCGGATACTCGTTCGATGTCGATATGGCGGCCAAGGATGCAAATGTTCCGTATATTCCTGGAGTGCTCACTCCTACAGATATTATGGCTGCCTTGGCACAAGGTCACCGTTTGATGAAACTGTTTCCTGCGAACGTCTTGGGGCCTGGTTATCTCAGAGGATTGAGAGAACCGTTTCCCCAGGTATCGTTTATGCCGACCGGTGGAATTTCCATTGCCGACATGAATGATTGGTTTGCCGCCGGCGCTGTGGCTGTTGGGATGGGAGGAGCACTTACAAAAGGGACAGCGGATCAAGTCAAGTGCAAGGCACAAGAAGCATTGGCACAATTACAAAGATGA
- a CDS encoding sugar kinase: protein MSFDVLTFGEAMAMFIADQTGELDRVTHFTRGLAGAETNVAVGLSRLGYKVGWVSKVGNDSFGRFIIETLKAEGVDTSHVQMDPYNPTGFLLKSKVESGDPQVEYFRKGSAASKLGSEDVVPDYFSRASHLHMTGIPPALSTTARDFSKNVLCLMKSMQRTVSFDPNLRPQLWNSEKEMIQVINEFAMQADIVLPGISEGEILTGYTQPRDIAAFYLDQGVKLVVVKLGSEGAYYRTEKEEEMVPGYRVERVIDTVGAGDGFAVGIISGILDGLSLTEIVSRANAIGALAVMSPGDMDGLPTRDELESFMQDQRTNTR, encoded by the coding sequence ATGTCATTCGATGTACTGACATTTGGAGAAGCCATGGCGATGTTCATTGCGGATCAGACGGGCGAGTTAGATCGGGTTACCCATTTTACGCGCGGTTTAGCGGGAGCCGAAACAAATGTTGCTGTAGGTTTATCTCGTTTAGGATATAAAGTCGGATGGGTGAGTAAGGTTGGAAATGATTCGTTTGGAAGGTTTATCATCGAAACGTTGAAAGCTGAAGGTGTCGATACCTCCCATGTACAGATGGATCCTTACAACCCCACAGGTTTTCTGTTGAAGTCCAAAGTAGAATCAGGGGATCCTCAAGTCGAGTATTTTCGGAAAGGGTCTGCCGCGAGCAAGCTAGGGTCGGAAGACGTTGTGCCCGATTATTTTTCTCGTGCTTCCCATTTGCATATGACGGGAATTCCTCCGGCTCTATCAACTACGGCGAGGGATTTTTCCAAAAATGTTCTATGTTTGATGAAGTCGATGCAACGAACCGTTTCATTTGATCCCAACCTTCGCCCACAGTTATGGAACAGTGAAAAAGAAATGATCCAAGTCATTAACGAGTTTGCCATGCAAGCAGACATTGTATTGCCGGGAATTTCGGAAGGTGAAATTCTTACGGGATATACTCAACCGCGAGATATTGCGGCTTTCTATTTGGATCAGGGCGTGAAGCTTGTTGTTGTGAAATTGGGCTCGGAAGGGGCTTACTATAGGACTGAAAAGGAAGAGGAGATGGTTCCCGGTTATCGTGTAGAACGGGTGATCGATACAGTTGGTGCTGGAGACGGGTTCGCTGTAGGTATAATCAGTGGAATTTTGGATGGCTTATCGTTGACGGAGATTGTATCACGGGCCAATGCGATCGGTGCACTGGCAGTGATGTCTCCCGGTGATATGGATGGGTTACCGACGCGTGATGAACTCGAATCATTTATGCAGGATCAACGGACAAATACAAGATAA
- a CDS encoding 1,2-dihydroxy-3-keto-5-methylthiopentene dioxygenase yields the protein MTAIRIHETNERIEGKEKVAAYLAKQGIVYETWDISRVQGELKEEYALTDEQKQSIIDLYKDEIAALSAKRGYRSQDIVVLSDATPNLDALLDKFKAEHHHTEDEVRFVVDGHGIFAIKGKDGTYFDVELEPGDLISVPAGTRHWFTLMDDRKIKCIRIFESTEGWAAIYEEATA from the coding sequence ATGACAGCGATTCGTATTCATGAAACGAATGAACGCATCGAAGGAAAAGAAAAAGTGGCTGCCTACTTGGCGAAGCAGGGGATTGTTTACGAAACTTGGGACATCTCGCGCGTACAAGGAGAGTTGAAAGAGGAATATGCGTTAACCGACGAACAGAAACAATCGATTATCGATCTCTACAAAGATGAGATCGCCGCTTTGTCCGCGAAACGGGGATATCGTTCCCAGGATATCGTTGTTCTGTCGGATGCCACTCCCAACCTGGACGCGTTGCTCGACAAGTTTAAAGCGGAACACCATCACACAGAAGATGAAGTTCGTTTTGTCGTTGACGGTCACGGGATTTTCGCGATCAAAGGCAAAGATGGCACCTACTTTGATGTCGAACTGGAACCGGGCGATTTGATTTCTGTCCCGGCGGGTACACGTCATTGGTTTACGTTGATGGATGACAGAAAAATTAAATGTATCCGCATTTTCGAATCTACGGAAGGCTGGGCAGCGATTTACGAGGAAGCGACGGCTTAA
- a CDS encoding methylthioribulose 1-phosphate dehydratase yields MSQYLFYQEDRIRVVKELNEIAHNFSQKGWLPATSGNLSISLCHDPLVFGVTASGRDKENLQLEDIVFVKEDCSPIEPTRLKPSAETLIHAKIYQLTGAGSVLHVHTVYNNLISEIYAEEKSVVLSDMELIKGLNIWEEGAAIEIPIIENYADIPRLAEEIGKRIHPQVPGVLIRKHGIYAWGEDSFSAKRHVEAFEFMFQYHFLWLGYVRTLQAVEPAKVANVSIGLL; encoded by the coding sequence ATGAGCCAGTATCTTTTTTATCAGGAAGATCGCATACGGGTGGTTAAGGAATTGAATGAGATTGCGCACAATTTCAGCCAAAAAGGCTGGCTTCCTGCCACATCAGGCAATCTTTCTATCAGTCTCTGCCATGACCCGCTCGTGTTCGGCGTTACTGCAAGCGGCCGTGATAAAGAAAATCTGCAATTGGAAGATATCGTTTTTGTTAAAGAAGATTGTTCGCCCATTGAGCCTACCCGTTTAAAACCGTCAGCTGAGACCTTGATCCATGCAAAAATCTATCAACTCACAGGGGCAGGTTCTGTGTTGCATGTGCACACGGTCTACAACAACCTGATTTCCGAGATCTATGCGGAAGAAAAATCGGTCGTACTCTCTGATATGGAACTGATTAAAGGGTTGAATATCTGGGAGGAAGGGGCTGCGATCGAGATTCCCATCATTGAGAACTATGCGGACATCCCACGTCTTGCGGAAGAGATCGGCAAGCGGATCCATCCGCAAGTTCCGGGTGTTTTGATCCGTAAGCACGGCATTTATGCATGGGGAGAAGATTCTTTTTCCGCGAAGCGTCATGTAGAAGCGTTCGAGTTTATGTTCCAGTATCACTTCTTATGGTTAGGGTATGTGAGGACTTTGCAAGCGGTCGAACCTGCTAAGGTTGCGAACGTTTCAATTGGTTTGTTGTAA
- a CDS encoding 2-hydroxy-3-keto-5-methylthiopentenyl-1-phosphate phosphatase: MRKKWMIFCDFDGTITERDMIISIMEKFGRPGWEMLKEDVLAGRISVESGVGQMFAQIPSEEKEQIVKYAQKTAKIRSGFKELLQYCRQEGILFLVTSGGIDFFVKPILSPYVDENRIFCNGSDFSGETIRILWPYGCDEHCDGGCGLCKPAILRRYGANDAKRIVIGDSITDWKAAQMADHVFARSLLLEKCRESAIPHTPFHTFIDVIETLKQWEEECKEVAR; this comes from the coding sequence ATGAGAAAAAAATGGATGATCTTTTGCGATTTTGACGGCACGATAACAGAACGGGATATGATCATCTCGATTATGGAAAAGTTTGGGCGTCCTGGGTGGGAAATGCTGAAAGAGGACGTACTGGCGGGGCGAATCTCGGTGGAGAGCGGAGTCGGACAAATGTTTGCACAGATTCCCAGTGAGGAAAAAGAACAAATCGTCAAATATGCTCAGAAGACAGCGAAGATTCGTTCCGGATTCAAAGAATTGTTACAGTATTGTCGGCAGGAAGGGATTCTATTTCTGGTGACTTCCGGAGGCATCGATTTTTTCGTCAAGCCGATCCTGTCGCCGTATGTGGATGAAAATAGAATCTTTTGCAATGGATCCGATTTTTCAGGGGAAACGATTCGCATCCTGTGGCCGTATGGATGTGACGAACATTGCGATGGGGGATGTGGACTTTGCAAACCGGCCATCCTCCGCAGATACGGGGCAAATGATGCGAAACGGATCGTCATCGGTGACAGCATCACCGACTGGAAGGCTGCACAGATGGCTGATCATGTGTTTGCTCGATCGCTGTTGTTGGAAAAATGCCGAGAATCCGCTATACCCCATACTCCTTTTCACACATTTATTGATGTGATCGAAACGTTGAAGCAATGGGAAGAAGAATGTAAGGAGGTTGCGCGATGA